A region of the Yarrowia lipolytica chromosome 1C, complete sequence genome:
CTCAAAGGGGATagatgtcacgtgacccgtTATTCTCCACGACGCTATGTCCTCTGGCGTTGTTCGTTTACATTGGTActgtctacagtacaggTTACTgtaatactgtacaggCGGATCTCCAACAAAAGTAGTTGAGTTTAGATTAGCCCACATTTTCTACTGCACACACCTTCTTCCATCGACCCCAACATCAGCACCGGACAGCAGCCgaaatactgtaccaatTGTCACAAGAGCTATCAAATCGAATCTCCACATCTCCCTCATCTTGTCATCGTTTTCTGATTCTCATTACGCCCACTACTCGGCATTTTACACCCCTGCTAAATCTGGTACGGTGGCCGCATAAACTAGTCCAATAGTTCCGAACCCTTTAGTCTGGACGTCTGCGTGGGCTGCTAGTAGCGGGGATACAACTGGAGCTTCTACTCATTTTTGGCTCCGCCATCTGCGACGTGGTCTGTCAGTTCTATCGTGTTTACCACAACTATCGCCATAAGAAAGTGACCCAAACGGCTATCCAATGATCTCGAAACGCAAGCTGCTGCCTTTCATCGTCTTCCTCGTGATATTTGGAACCTGGCTCAGCTTACCACCGAAAAAACGCCACTTTGTCGACAACTGGAGACTCACAAACTACATTACCAGGCTAGGTGCCAGTCACAACTTGTATGATGATACCATTGATCTGGGACACAAAAACGGAGCACATTATTTTACAGCACCACGAGATCAGGGGCCGGTGGCTGGACACGCCAACTACACAGAGGCACTGTGTCATGTGTCTCAGAAGGTGATTGTTCCTGACGTTCAAATCAGTGCGTCAAATGAAGAGGGAGTGAAAGAAGCGGTAGAAGATTACGTAGCCCGACTGCCGGAATCGCCACTGACATCAGAACTGCTCAGCTACTCAGAGGGGGACATTTCCGGACACCAGTGCATGGCTACCAAGTTTAGTCAGATCATGTTGGTGCTGGAACTTGGTTATTTTGCGAGTTGGGGGCTTGTTgaagagtcacgtgactacgAAAATGACCCTAAGGAGAAGTTTGTTATGTCCCGAATTCAATCAGGTGATTTACATGTTGCTGAGAAGACATCTGTGCCGGATGTGATAATTGAGGAAGACATTGGTGATGACTctgtggaggaagaagaagaagaaaaggagGATGACTCAGCAAGCTATGATGAACCTGTAGAGCGTGATCTTCAAGTCAATCCACGTGCAGCGCATCTCTCAGCAAAATATCCCTCTCTTCTAAGACACGTGGAGTTCAATGGCATGGATTATGCAGCGTTTGTCGAGTCACGGGACAAGTTCACATCCAACGAGCCCTTCACTACCGATCATGTGTACAAAAATGGTGAAGTTGAGAAGATTCGACACATTCAGGTGCCTAAAATGGGCCCGGGGCATGCTGCGTTCATGCTACGTAAGACATTCAATTTTGAGAAGATCGAAATCAGTCTTTCTTTTGGCGATGGCGAGCTGTGGGAGGATTATGTCTTTGAGCCTGTTCTGAGAGGAGGCCAGAGAGCGGGAAGAGTCACCGCCAAGTACCCTGGGTACGTTGAGGATCACAAGTCTGATGATTCTGTGCATTCATTTCCTCACAATGACGCTCGGTTTTTTGGAGACCAATGTGCGCCCAAACCGGATGATGTGATGCTCATGGGAAAAGTCATTTATGGAGCCGATATTAGCATGAAGCAATACCCGTTTGATGACCCCATTTGGCTCACTCACCAAGCCGCTACTGCCTGGCAGAAGGTCAAGTGGTA
Encoded here:
- a CDS encoding uncharacterized protein (Compare to YALI0C03630g, no similarity), coding for MISKRKLLPFIVFLVIFGTWLSLPPKKRHFVDNWRLTNYITRLGASHNLYDDTIDLGHKNGAHYFTAPRDQGPVAGHANYTEALCHVSQKVIVPDVQISASNEEGVKEAVEDYVARLPESPLTSELLSYSEGDISGHQCMATKFSQIMLVLELGYFASWGLVEESRDYENDPKEKFVMSRIQSGDLHVAEKTSVPDVIIEEDIGDDSVEEEEEEKEDDSASYDEPVERDLQVNPRAAHLSAKYPSLLRHVEFNGMDYAAFVESRDKFTSNEPFTTDHVYKNGEVEKIRHIQVPKMGPGHAAFMLRKTFNFEKIEISLSFGDGELWEDYVFEPVLRGGQRAGRVTAKYPGYVEDHKSDDSVHSFPHNDARFFGDQCAPKPDDVMLMGKVIYGADISMKQYPFDDPIWLTHQAATAWQKVKWYDLRPEFLNKGLLDSMCHFAHTNQGEAFNVEFGVGFKCSEGRHVPNLNYYFCQQLH